TATTAACCAGTCTGCAAAAGCATCCTGCCATATCTTATCCTTTCCAGTATACCTACCACCCCATTCACCAATAACCAAAGTATAGTTTAGCTCAGTTAGATATCCAAAATGCGTTTCCCATATCTGCGGCATATTACTTGGAAAGCTTGGATCATCAAAATAAGGCATATTATAGACACTCGGCCCATAGACATGAGGAGAGTACACAATCTTATTCCTCGGAAGCCTTACTGGATAGTCCTTAACACCCATTAAGTTCTCTCCCCAAAATGTCCACCATCCCTTCTCTTTGATAACCTTGTCAATTTCAGGGATATGAGTGTACTGAGTTCCCTCTACAAATATCAACCAATGGGGAGCAACCTTAAGGATCGCCCTACCAACTTTTTCTGCAAATAATCTAAAGTCAGTCTTGTCACCAGTTCCCCAAGAAGCTTCATCATGGGGCTCATTCTTTATGTCAGCCCCAATGACATTAGGATATTTGCCAAATACCTTAGCAAGAAATATCCAATCCTTAATGTATTGCTCTTCAGAATAATTTTCCGTGTACCAAAGTGGTTCTATTTCAGTACATCCAATCCTATGATAATCCAGCAACACATAAATACCTAGTTTATTCGCTTCTTCAACTATCTTCTCCATTATCTGTAAGCTTGTGAGATTTTTTAGATCAGGATTAATAGAGTAGTCGATGAACCTTGGATCTGGCTTTGCTCCATGTATTGTCTCACTACAGAAAGGTAACCTGATAGCATTAAAACCAAGTGCCTTTATCTGTTTTAAAACGTCTTTCCAATTCCTCACAGTTAGACCATGGACGATATGATCTTTGAGTTCAAAACCAAACCAACTCACGCCAAAGAGGTATATCCTTTCTCTCCTACCAGAGGTTAAATTTACTTTATATATTGTGCCATTGCTAACCTCATAATAAACTCCAGGAGAGTTATCAGAGCTAAAGTTATTCCCCACGACATATTCTGGGAATCCCAAAATTATTATAAGAAGCACCAAAATTACCGGAACAATCCTCATATAGATCACCTTTTTACATAGAGCCAGCATGCTACCCAGTGGTTTTTCTCGACTTCAATTAAGGGTGGCCTAACCTTCCAACACTTATCCATCACCCTCTCACACCTAGGCGCATACCTACAACCAGTAATCCCATAAACCCTCCCCTCCTCCCTCTCAGGCTCAACCCCCTTAAACTCCCACTTCACATTAAGATCCGGAACACTCTCAAGCAACATCCGAGTATAAGGACACCTTTTCAGTATCACCCCACTCAACAACCGTCCCCCTATA
This is a stretch of genomic DNA from Pyrococcus sp. ST04. It encodes these proteins:
- a CDS encoding glycoside hydrolase family 5 protein, whose translation is MRIVPVILVLLIIILGFPEYVVGNNFSSDNSPGVYYEVSNGTIYKVNLTSGRRERIYLFGVSWFGFELKDHIVHGLTVRNWKDVLKQIKALGFNAIRLPFCSETIHGAKPDPRFIDYSINPDLKNLTSLQIMEKIVEEANKLGIYVLLDYHRIGCTEIEPLWYTENYSEEQYIKDWIFLAKVFGKYPNVIGADIKNEPHDEASWGTGDKTDFRLFAEKVGRAILKVAPHWLIFVEGTQYTHIPEIDKVIKEKGWWTFWGENLMGVKDYPVRLPRNKIVYSPHVYGPSVYNMPYFDDPSFPSNMPQIWETHFGYLTELNYTLVIGEWGGRYTGKDKIWQDAFADWLIKKGIYNFFYWCLNPDSGDTGGILLDDWRTVNWEKMRVIYRIIKAANKSFEEPLYVILKTNSSSLVFEKGEKVKIYWYTSGEIVDSNIAHSREGSVVLTLNDSVDLYIIAKKGNETIRKDLYLTVIHPNVEPEKESKKSTTSLISHVRKTAKEANNVKSGLFLLVLMVFGVIAVVVLLLKRWT